The region TTTAAATAACATTAATTATGAACAAATCAGAATTAATCGATGCAATGGCAGCTTCTGCTGGAATTACTAAAGCTGCTGCTAAATTAGCTTTAGAATCATTTTTAGAAAGCGTTGAAGGAACGTTACAAAAAGGTGGAAGAGTTTCATTAGTAGGATTTGGTTCTTGGTCAGTTTCTAAAAGAGCTGCAAGAGAAGGTAGAAATCCTCAAACTGGTAAAACTATCAAAATCGCTGCTAAAAACGTAGTTAAATTCAAAGCAGGTGCTGAATTAGAAGGATCAGTAAACAAAAAATAATTCGATATAATTTTTTGAAAAATAAAGAAACCTCTCAAATTTGAGAGGTTTTTTTTGTTATTTATCGTAAAAATTTGTTTTTCTGACTTTTTTTAACTATATTCAAATCAAAATTGAAGCTTATATGATATCAATGTTACCCAAAAAAGGTTGTCTGCTTGTAGCAGAACCATCTATTTTAAATGACATTTCTTTCAATAGAGCGGTCATATTATTAACTGAACACAATCAAGATGGTAGTGTAGGTTTTATTATTAACAAACCTCTTACCCATACGATTAATGATTTAATCCCTGAGATTAACGCAAGTTTTATTATCTACAACGGTGGACCTGTGGAACAAGATAATTTGTATTTCATTCATAATGTTCCTAATTTAATTCCTGATAGTATCGAAATATCTAATGGAATTTATTGGGGAGGAGATTTTGAAATCACAAAAAATCTAATCAATGAAGGAATTATTTTAAAAGAAAATATTCGTTTCTTCTTAGGTTATACGGGTTGGGAAACGGATCAACTGGAATACGAACTTGAAGAAAATTCATGGATTATTGTAGAAAACGAGTTAAAAGAAAAAATTATCGGGAAAAATAGTCAAAACTTCTGGAAAGAAAAAATGAATCAATTAGGTGGTGATTACCTATTGTTTTCTAATTCTCCCGAAAATCCTTCTCTTAATTAAGCAAACAATTTAATTCCTCTAATAACTGAGTTGCAAAATCATTAACATACATTTTTTTTCTATACTTAGTTATAGGCTGAATACCTATAATAACATTTGTTAAAAATAATTCATCAGCTTTTTGCAAATCAAAAGGTGAAATTGGTTTTTCTTCAAATCTTATATTCGTATTTTTACTTATTAGTTTAATTATTTGTTTTCTTAAAATGCCATTTTGGCAACCTTCTGAAATTGGAGGCGTACTAATTACATCTCCCATTTTCATAAAAATATTTGCCTGAATTGCTTCTACTATATTTTTATCTTCATTAATTAATAAACAATTTTGATAATCATTTTCTTTAGCAAAAATTCCAGCTAAAGTATGTATCATTTTATTGTTAGTTTTTATTGTTGATAACAAGTGCTTACTCAAATGAAAATCTTTAAACAATTCAACTTCATAAGGTTCATTTGAAAAAGAATAAAATGTGTTATTTAACTCATTGGCCATAATAACAAATTTTACATCATTTGAATTTGGCGTGTAATAACCTTCCGAATCTCTAAAAACAGTGAATCGTACTCTTGCATTTACAAATTTTAATGCTTGTAATAATGATACTATTTGCTCTTCAAAATATTCCATTGTCAATAACATGGGAATTTCCATTCTACAAATTCGCATGGAAGCCATTAATCGCAAATAATGTTCTTCTAAAAAAACAATTTTTGAATTAACGATTTTCACCGTTTCAAAAACTGCATCTCCAAATAAAAACCCTCTATTAGTTTCAATATATAAAGCACTATTGTCTTGTAGTGTACCGTTAAAATTAATCATAAAAAATCCCGATAAAAATCGGGACAAATATACTTTATAATTTAGACTAAACCGAACCAATTACGTGTTTTAAATCGGAAATTAAATTTTCCCATAATAATTTTGATTCATGAATTTCTTCCGGCTCAGAAAAATCAGTCACAATTAAAGAAACATCTTGTGTAATTTCATCCACTTGAATTTTCATTTCAAAGAAATATTCCGTGTCATTTCCATCTTCATCAAGCCATCTAAACTTAACTTTTTCTCCAGATTTTTTAGACGCTAATTTGGCTTTTTCTTCAGAGTCATCCCACATAAAAGTGTAAAATTCCCCTCTAGAATTAACATTATCCGCAAACCATTCAGATAAACCTGATGGAGTTAGCATATATTGATACAATAATTGCGGTGAAGAATGGATGGGGAATTCAAGTTCATATTTTACTTTTTGCTTCATTTTTTTCTTTTTTTAGCTTTTTTACACATTAAAAATCTCAAAATTAAAACTAATTAGCTAAAATTCAATATTTTAGATTTACACGTATTAAAAGTATTAATTTTTGAGCAAAATATAAAAAAAGTTTAATTAATTACACAAAATTTCAATATATTTTTTAACAGAAAAAAAAGTATATTTTTTTTTTAAATATATTTGGAAAGTACTGAATAAGTGCTATATTTGCACCCGCATTGAGACAGATGCGAGACCAACAAAAATGGCGAGGTAGCTCAGTTGGTTAGAGCGCAGGATTCATAACCCTGAGGTCACGGGTTCAACTCCCGTCTTCGCTACGAGTTTTAAAAAATCGAAAAGTTAGATTTTAAGCAGGATTAGAGCTATTTAATCCTGCTTTTTTTATGTCTAATTTATTACGATATTTGCAAAGTGAACACGATTTTGAACACGTTTTGAAAGTAAAGAAAAAATATTCAGAACCAAAAATATACGATGCTGATGGTGATTTATCAAAGCGTTGGTATGTTTATTTTTCTTTTCGAAAGAAGTTAGATGGACCACTTGAGAGATTTCCAAGCAATATTTATGCTCCCCAACATTTAGAAAAGCGTGAACGATTGCTATGGCTAAAAACTATGCAACGAAACCTATCTTTGCTTCTAAAAGATGGATTCAATCCATACAATCCTGATAACAAATTCAACTTTGAAGAAGAATCTAATAATAAATCGATTAAAGAGGCTTTTGAATTTGCTTTGAATATCAAAAAAAATACTTTAGCAGAAACATCATACAAAGGATTAGAAGGACGAATATTGCGTTTTGAAAAGTGGCTAAATGAAAATGGATTTAAAAATAGATTGATTTCTTCTGTCAATAAAAAGGTAATTACAACTTATCTAAATGAAGTTTTAATTGCAACCTCAGCAAAGAATAGAAATAATACTCGTACCGATATTAGTTCAATATTTACGGTTT is a window of Flavobacterium indicum GPTSA100-9 = DSM 17447 DNA encoding:
- a CDS encoding HU family DNA-binding protein, which codes for MNKSELIDAMAASAGITKAAAKLALESFLESVEGTLQKGGRVSLVGFGSWSVSKRAAREGRNPQTGKTIKIAAKNVVKFKAGAELEGSVNKK
- a CDS encoding YqgE/AlgH family protein, whose product is MISMLPKKGCLLVAEPSILNDISFNRAVILLTEHNQDGSVGFIINKPLTHTINDLIPEINASFIIYNGGPVEQDNLYFIHNVPNLIPDSIEISNGIYWGGDFEITKNLINEGIILKENIRFFLGYTGWETDQLEYELEENSWIIVENELKEKIIGKNSQNFWKEKMNQLGGDYLLFSNSPENPSLN
- a CDS encoding aminotransferase class IV yields the protein MINFNGTLQDNSALYIETNRGFLFGDAVFETVKIVNSKIVFLEEHYLRLMASMRICRMEIPMLLTMEYFEEQIVSLLQALKFVNARVRFTVFRDSEGYYTPNSNDVKFVIMANELNNTFYSFSNEPYEVELFKDFHLSKHLLSTIKTNNKMIHTLAGIFAKENDYQNCLLINEDKNIVEAIQANIFMKMGDVISTPPISEGCQNGILRKQIIKLISKNTNIRFEEKPISPFDLQKADELFLTNVIIGIQPITKYRKKMYVNDFATQLLEELNCLLN
- a CDS encoding START-like domain-containing protein, with protein sequence MKQKVKYELEFPIHSSPQLLYQYMLTPSGLSEWFADNVNSRGEFYTFMWDDSEEKAKLASKKSGEKVKFRWLDEDGNDTEYFFEMKIQVDEITQDVSLIVTDFSEPEEIHESKLLWENLISDLKHVIGSV